Below is a window of Picosynechococcus sp. PCC 7002 DNA.
CGGAAAATACACAAAACTGTAACGGGCACCACGGGTAATATCGATGCCGAGGCCAAAACTGAGCACCCCAAAGAGCCCCCAGGCAGCCCCCACAAAACGACAAAGGAAAAATAACTCATCCTGAAACTGAGGCACTGTGCTCTGGGCCTTGATGCCTTGTCGCCACAGGATTAAAAAACGAATACCCACCACAATCATCACCGCACCACAGACAATCACCGTCGGCAAAAAATCCACCTCGATGGGCAAAAGCATCACCATCGTGACAACGGTAGCCAACAACTGAAAGACCGGACTGAGCCACGCTAACCAATCACTGCGATCGAGGCGAATCCAGGCGGTCATACTGGTGCCATAGCTGTCGGGGAGTACCTGGGTTTTCCAGATCAGCCCCAGAAGCCCCACCGTCACGATGATTGTGCCTAAACGCCACCATTGCTTCGGAATCGGATATTTGCGGTGGGCCACCATCCACCACCCCAGGGCGATCGCCTCGGCCAGAAGCGTCAGAACAAAAAAGTAATGCACTAACAGCCCCGCCCCACAGAGGACAATCCCCACAAAAACTTGCCCCCAGGACAACGCCTGCCGGGTCTTAATTTGGCGCAGTACTAGGAAACTAAATCCCAAGGAAGCGATCACAAACAGACCAATTAATGTATAGTGACGAGCTTCCTGGGCCAAGTAAATATCAAAGGGCGAAAAAGCCATCAAAGCCGCCGTAAGTTGGGCAATTTTTTCCGATTGAAAGAGCCACTTTGCCAAACCATAAAGCGCTCCAATGCCTAACAAACTAAGCAGCACCGAGAGGAGACGCACCCCATCAATGGAAATGTAACCCCCCATCTCTAGGGGAAATAGGCGCTGCCAGAGGTTAACCACCATGAAATACAACGGCGGGTGGTTATCGTAATGGATCAAAAAATGGGCCGCTTCAGTGACGCCTTGGTCTGGGTAGCCGAGCAGTGGCGCTAAAAGCTCTTTCCCCGTGAGAATTTCATCGTAGGGCAGTTGATTATAATTTTCGGCGCGACTGTAGAGGAGGGTCGCAAATTCATCGGTCCAAGGGGGTTTTGCACCAAGGTTTGTCAGGCGAATAATCCCGCCTAAAATCACCCAAAACCATAATAAAAAAACGGGCAACGTTTTGCTTGAAATAATATTTTTTGGGGAGGTATTTAAAAAGAATTGCAACTTAAAAATAAAGCCTTAACTAAAATGAACGGCAAGGGGATGCAACCCCAGGGGAGTCTTTGTCTTCTCGCAATGGTGAACGATATTAACAGACCGCAGCGATAATTTCGACGATGGCAGAAGCGTGACAAAACTTGTTAGGATGTGGTTTTTATCCATTAAAATCCTTTTGTTTTTTTACCATGGAGGTTACGAGTGAGTCATGAAGTCCCAATCCCCCGAAGCGCTACTATTAGTGGATGGTTATAACGTCATTGGTGCTTGGCAGGAGCTTAAGGCAACCCGCGATCGCCATGGCCTTGAGATGGCACGGGACGAATTGATTGAAGTTTTAATTAACTACGCCTCCCACAACTGCTACCGGACAAAAGTCGTTTTTGACGCCCATTACCAGCAGACCCCTAGCCAAGAAGAAGAACATACGCAATTTGTTTCCGCTTACTACACTGCTTTCTCGGAAACTGCCGATACTTACATCGAAAAAGCCTGTGCCGCTTTTCAGCACGACTATAATACGCCCCGACGGGTAATTGTGGTGACCTCTGACCAGGCCCAACGGCATACGGTGGTGGGTTATGGGGCGGAATGGATGTCTTCTTTAAAGTTGCAATCGGATGTGGCCGCCGCCAATCGGCGTTCCCGGGATCATCGCAAACGTCAACGCCAGCAGCGACGGGGGCAACTCTTGAATAGCCTTGATCCGAAAACCCAACAGATTTTACGTCAGTTACGCCACGGCCTCTAGGGTTTCAAGGTTTCAAAAAAAGGCGATCGCCAAGCCGACGATAAACGCGATAGACCGTGCGTACTTGGTCTAAAAAAGCATAGGGTATTTTTAATTTGAGACCAGCAATCAGGGGTCGATACAGGCAATAATAGGCCCGTTTAAGATCTTTCCAGGCATAACAGGGCTCTGGTTTGAGGAAGTCGGAAATATCTACCACAAGTCCCCGACCATCGACCCCCAACATCACATTTTTCCCGTGGACATCATGGGGATTAAGGCCCTGGGCATAGACATAATCCAAGGCTTGATCAATATCTTCAATAACTTTTCTCGGAATTGGAATCCCCCGGTGGGCACAGTCGTAGAGGGTCGTGCCATGCAAACGCCGCAGCACTAAAATGCCATCCTTGGCGTAATAACATTCCGAAAACGCAGCATGGGTCCCTAGGCGACGATAAACTTCCACTTCTGCGGCAAATCCTTCCCGGTGGGGGGCATAGACCTTTACTACCCACGCCGGAAAGTCAGGATGGGCGACAACCGCAGCATAGTTCCCGGTGCCCACGCAATACCAAGGGCTGGGACAATGGCGCACGATCACAGGATGGTGGGGATGCTCGCTGGTGAGATCGAGGTGGGGTCGGAGTTCCTGTTCGAGGCGATCGCAAAAAACTTGGAGTCGAGATTGAGCCATAGATCCTTTAGGGGAGGATTTTTCGCATCAAGATTGCATGGGGCTGGTAAGTGAGGCTTTGGTAAAAGCTCTGGGCCGTTTGGTTATTCGTAAAGACCTGGAGGGTGATTTGGCGATCGCCTTTGGTTTTCGCGTACCGTTCCGCTGTGGCCATAAGCGCCGAACCCAGCCCCCGACGGCGATACTCCGGCATCACATACAACAGAAAAATATGACTGTGGCGATCGCCGCTAATCTGATCAACACTATTGCCCAGCCAGAGACAACCCACCACTTGCTCCGTTTCTGTCCGTACCCACCAGAGGGGCGTATCCACTGTGAAGTAATGGTTCAAGGTTGTACGGAGGTGATCGAAGCCCGTTTCCGGATAAAGTTCCTGGTAACTGCGGTGCAAAAACTTTAACAATAACGGTCGGTCGATCATCGCACCCCGTCTCAGAGAAAAGCCCGCTGGTAGCATGACCTAGCCCAAAAAACCAATGGGTGCTGGGGCGAGCATATCGGTGGGGAGAAAAATCCGGGCGCTGACAATCCCTAAAGCCAAGAGGAAGACCAGCAAAATTAAGAACGGCAGAATCTGTTGACGAAATAAGTCCATAGGTGGCGATCCCAAACAACACATAGAAAATATCTCTGTCAGTGTAACCTCTCCCCTTGGCATAATGGAATCTGTGCCAAATTGAGTATCCATGACCATTGCCATGACCCCCCTTTTGCAATACCACCAGCACCAAGGCTTTCCTTTAACAGCTTCCGGTGAGGCCGTTGTAACCTTTGGGAACGACGCCGACATTTCCCAAGATTTCAGCAATGGCTGTTTGCTCTATGACCAAAGCCATTGGGGTCTCCTCAACTTTACGGGCGCTGACCGTCAACGCTACCTCCACAACCAAAGCACTAATCAAATCCAGCAGCTTCAATCGGGCCAAAGCTGTGACACTGTCCTCGTTAATTCCACGGCCCGCACCATCGATCTCGCCACGGTGCATATTCTGGATGATGCCCTCTGGGTGCAGGTCTCGCCCCAGAAAAAAACCTTTCTCCTAGAATGGTTTGATCGGTTTCTCTTTCCGATGGACAAAGTAGAAATTAGTGATCTTTCTGGGCAGTTTAATATTCTGTCTTTGATGGGTGTTCAGGCCAAAGAAATTCTCGAAAAACTCACTGGCGTAACCTTAGCTGACTTTCCGGCTGGTGGTCATCAATTTCTAGAAATCCAGGGACAAAACATTCTCTGTGCGACGGGGAACAGTTTGAAATTACCGGGCTATACCCTGTATATTCCCGCCGAGGCTGGTGTCGAAATTTGGCAAGCTCTGATGAATTTAGGAATGATCCCCTGTGGCGAAGCAGCCTGGGAGAAACTTCGCATTCACCAAGGCAGACCCGCCCCCGACCAAGAACTCACCGAAGATTATAATCCCCTGGAAGCAGGGCTTTGGGATTGTATTTCCTTTGATAAAGGCTGCTACATTGGCCAGGAAACCATTGCCCGCCTCAATACCTACAAAGGCGTTAAACAGCGCCTCTTTGGGATTCAACTTTCTGCCCCCGTAGCAGTCCCTTGCAAAATTTTTGTGGGTGAAGAACGGGCTGGCGTCATCACCAGTATTGACCCGGATAACACCTTTGCCCTTGGTTATGTCCGTACGAAAGTGGGTGGAGAAGAGTTAGAAGTGACAGTAGGAGAAGTGACTGGAAAAGTCGTCGCGGTTCCCTATGTGACCCATGCTTACCCCGAACCCTAGGGAACCGTCTTTGGTTGCTTTATTCGTCTAAAAAGATGAAGCTGCCGCCCCAGGAGCCATAGTCGGCAGTAACTACGCCATTGCGATCGCCGCCGGTGTAGCTGTCCTGACCGGGGGCAATTTCGATGGTGATCGGGCCGCCCGTAGCTAGGTCAATTTCTCCGGCATGGACTGCCGCCACACAGATTGCGGAATCGTTGGTGTAAATATCTGTCCCCCAGACCGAGGCCCCTAGTTCACCGTTGGGTGGGCAATTGAAACTGTAGCGATCGCCAACATTTTCGGCAATCCCGAAGGAGCCTGGGGTCGAATCCCACTGGATATTCGGCGTTGTCGCCGCAGCACTGTCACTAGCCTCCGGAAAACGGAAGCTCCCATCCCAAGCGCCGTAGTCACGACTGGTCACTGCATTTTGTTGACTGCCGGTGTAGAGGTCTTGGCCCGCGAGGATTTCTAAAGTTAAATTCCCCCCGGTCTCTGCGGCGAATAGACCTGCATGGACGGCGGCGGCACAAATGGACGAATCGCTGGTGTAAACACCCGTGCCCCAAATCCTTTGGCTGGGATCCCCCGGCGGACAGGAAAACTCGAAGGTCTGTCCCACCTGGTCTTGGATTTCGAGGCTAACGGGGCTTGCTTCCCATTCCAGGGCGGTGAATTGGAGGGTTGGGGGCGACGCTGGGGTTTCCGGTGCTGCTTCTGGGGTCGCAACAGTTCCGCCCCCAGTGGCGTTAGATTCTGGGGTGGTGTTGTTTTGGGTACAGGCGCCCAGGGAAAAAGCCAGGGCGATCGCCCCGAAAAAATAAGTCGTAGATTGCATCATGAAGCTTAGAAATAAGAAGAGATTCGCTATGTCCTAGTTTAGGGATGGGGGTCAGGATCTGGGTCTAGGCCAGTTGGCTATTGGCAAAAAAGGCGATCGCAATGCCCAAGGAAAGCCCCACAAACACTTGCACGGGTGTGTGACCGAGTAATTCCTTGAGCCGTTCGTCACTAAATTCTTTTTCCTGGAACATATCGTCAATAATCTGGTTGAGAATGCGCGCCTGCTTACCCGCAGCTTGACGCACTCCGGCGGCATCGTACATCACAATCACCGCAAATAAACAGGCGATCGCAAACTCGGAGCTATCCCATCCTTTCGCCTGACCAACCCCTGTCGCTAAAGCTCCCACCAGAGCAGAGTGGGCACTGGGCATCCCCCCAGCACTAAAGAGGGAACGGAGGCTGGTTTTTTTATAACGAATCAAATCAATGGGAATTTTAAGCAACTGTGCCGTAATGCAGGCCACTAATGCCACAATCAGGATGTGATTTTGGAAAACTGCGCTGAAATTATCCATGGTGCTTGGCCGTGACGCGGGTTAGTTTTTACGGTTAACGATGTATTCCGCCAGGGCTTTGAGGGGATTGGCCTTTTCACCATAGGGTTCGAGGGAGGCGATCGCCTCTGCCACCAGCTTCTGGGCCTCAGCCTGGGATTTTTCAATACCCCATAGGCTCGGATAAGTCACTTTCTGGGCTTCGAGGTCTTTGCCTGCCGTTTTACCTAGTTCCTCCGCTGTGGCAGTGATATCGAGAATATCATCGACAATCTGGAAAGCCAGACCAATATTTTGGGCATAACGGGAGAGTAATTGCACCTCTTCCGGTTTCGCCCCGGCCAAAATTGCCCCCGCCGTGACGCAAACTTCCAGCAATGCCCCTGTTTTATGGGTATGGATAAAATTCAGGGTTTCTACGGCAACATCGGTTTTCCCTTCCGATTCGAGATCCACCACTTGGCCACCGACGAGGCCTTCGGCCCCCACCGCTTGGCCGAGGCGTACGATCACTTGCAACAGACGTTCCGCCGGAACATCCGGGGTGCGGGCCACATACTCAAAGGCATAGGAGAGCAGGGCATCCCCCGCCAAAATGGCAATATCTTCCCCATAAACTTTATGGTTCGTGGGTTTGCCCCGACGGAGATCGTCATTGTCCATGGCGGGCAGATCATCATGGATTAAAGACATGGTGTGGATCATCTCCAGGGCACAGGCCGTATTCATCGCCATGGCGGCGGTGCCCCCCAACATTTCACAGGCGGCAAGACAAAGAATCGGGCGTAGCCGTTTTCCCCCAGCCAGGAGGGAATAGCGCATGGCTTCGTAGATGGTGACAGGCTCAGTGATAACTAAGGATTGGTCAAGGGCGGTTTCGACGATGGTCTTTTGTTCTTGGAGATATTGCGCGAGGGAAAAGCCCTGGGTGTGAGCGTCTGCAACTACCATAGCTACGTTTGGAAAACTGTTGATTTTTTCAAGAATATTCTACAGGGCTTTGGGGGCAAGTCTGGGGGAATCATCCTGGGTTGCTTGCAGAGGGGTGCTAATTCTGGCCTCTAAATGTGAAGTTGTTTTGCTCTGTGTGGTTCATTACACTCGCCGGGAACGTTTGGGTTTAAAACAGGAAGGGTAATTGATCTGTTGAGATAAGTCCTGATCAACCCAGGCCCAGTTTCCATGCAACCAAAAATTATTGTCTGTGGTTTAGGACGAACGGGATATAAGATTTTTCGTCTACTGCAAAATCAAGGGGCTGAGGTGATCGGCATTAGCGATCGCCCCAGTCGCCAGCGGGCAGCAGGCATTATTGTGGGGGATCCCCGCCAGGGACAACTCCTCGTGCGAGCGGGAATTCACACAGCCCAAACCCTCGTCCTTGCCAGTAATGATGATGCCCTCAATCTCGCGGTGCTGACCCAAGCGCGGGTGCTGAATCCAAAAATTCGCATTGTTAATCGTATTTATAATCAAGCCCTGGGCGATCGCCTCGATCAAACTCTGCCGGATCATGTGACCATGAGTGTTTCGGCCCTGGCCGCCCCCATTTTTGCCTTTGCCGCCCTGGGCAATAAAGCCATCGGCCAACTGCGTCTCTACGAAAAAACCTGGCCCATTTACGAAGAAGTGATCACCACGGATCATCCCTGGTTGGGCCAACCTCTCAGTGGGCTTTGGGAAAACCCAGAGCGGATGTTTATCCACTACCTACCAGCCCAGGGGGAAATGGATTTGGTGTCGGCGGTGGTGGCCGACCAAACCCTCCAGGTGGGGGATCATTTAATCTTAGGGACGCCGCCCCAGGTCAAAAGTCAACGCTATTCTCTCTGGCAAAAATTTCGGAAGGCGATCGCCAATCTGCGGCAATACCAACATCACGTGCGGCCGATGACCCTGGTGACGGTGGCGTTGTTGGTGACCATCTGCATTGCCACCTTTACCTATGTTTGTGTGAATTTTAATTTGTCCCTGGTGGATGCCCTCTATTTTTCAGTGGGGATGATCACTGGGGCCGGGGGAAAAGAAGAAGTCGCGGAACTCGCCCCCGATTGGGTCAAGGTTTTCACGGCGGTGATGATGGTGGTCGGCGCCGGAGTTGTGGGGATCTGCTAT
It encodes the following:
- a CDS encoding serine/threonine protein kinase, producing the protein MAQSRLQVFCDRLEQELRPHLDLTSEHPHHPVIVRHCPSPWYCVGTGNYAAVVAHPDFPAWVVKVYAPHREGFAAEVEVYRRLGTHAAFSECYYAKDGILVLRRLHGTTLYDCAHRGIPIPRKVIEDIDQALDYVYAQGLNPHDVHGKNVMLGVDGRGLVVDISDFLKPEPCYAWKDLKRAYYCLYRPLIAGLKLKIPYAFLDQVRTVYRVYRRLGDRLFLKP
- the crtE gene encoding geranylgeranyl pyrophosphate/diphosphate synthase/geranyltranstransferaseCrtE; the encoded protein is MVVADAHTQGFSLAQYLQEQKTIVETALDQSLVITEPVTIYEAMRYSLLAGGKRLRPILCLAACEMLGGTAAMAMNTACALEMIHTMSLIHDDLPAMDNDDLRRGKPTNHKVYGEDIAILAGDALLSYAFEYVARTPDVPAERLLQVIVRLGQAVGAEGLVGGQVVDLESEGKTDVAVETLNFIHTHKTGALLEVCVTAGAILAGAKPEEVQLLSRYAQNIGLAFQIVDDILDITATAEELGKTAGKDLEAQKVTYPSLWGIEKSQAEAQKLVAEAIASLEPYGEKANPLKALAEYIVNRKN
- a CDS encoding GNAT family N-acetyltransferase, which encodes MIDRPLLLKFLHRSYQELYPETGFDHLRTTLNHYFTVDTPLWWVRTETEQVVGCLWLGNSVDQISGDRHSHIFLLYVMPEYRRRGLGSALMATAERYAKTKGDRQITLQVFTNNQTAQSFYQSLTYQPHAILMRKILP
- the ygfZ gene encoding CAF17-like 4Fe-4S cluster assembly/insertion protein YgfZ, with protein sequence MTIAMTPLLQYHQHQGFPLTASGEAVVTFGNDADISQDFSNGCLLYDQSHWGLLNFTGADRQRYLHNQSTNQIQQLQSGQSCDTVLVNSTARTIDLATVHILDDALWVQVSPQKKTFLLEWFDRFLFPMDKVEISDLSGQFNILSLMGVQAKEILEKLTGVTLADFPAGGHQFLEIQGQNILCATGNSLKLPGYTLYIPAEAGVEIWQALMNLGMIPCGEAAWEKLRIHQGRPAPDQELTEDYNPLEAGLWDCISFDKGCYIGQETIARLNTYKGVKQRLFGIQLSAPVAVPCKIFVGEERAGVITSIDPDNTFALGYVRTKVGGEELEVTVGEVTGKVVAVPYVTHAYPEP
- a CDS encoding glycosyltransferase family 39 protein; this encodes MPVFLLWFWVILGGIIRLTNLGAKPPWTDEFATLLYSRAENYNQLPYDEILTGKELLAPLLGYPDQGVTEAAHFLIHYDNHPPLYFMVVNLWQRLFPLEMGGYISIDGVRLLSVLLSLLGIGALYGLAKWLFQSEKIAQLTAALMAFSPFDIYLAQEARHYTLIGLFVIASLGFSFLVLRQIKTRQALSWGQVFVGIVLCGAGLLVHYFFVLTLLAEAIALGWWMVAHRKYPIPKQWWRLGTIIVTVGLLGLIWKTQVLPDSYGTSMTAWIRLDRSDWLAWLSPVFQLLATVVTMVMLLPIEVDFLPTVIVCGAVMIVVGIRFLILWRQGIKAQSTVPQFQDELFFLCRFVGAAWGLFGVLSFGLGIDITRGARYSFVYFPAVILLGAVGLSYFWQRENIRCLGVETMGTRFPQVKSGTKAIAFMVLISFCSALTVVHDWGYQKYYHPDKIVDRLATATQPVLMVLPRESTVQIGEMMGIAWEQQRRTLERPVFFAFIPKQNTPAAYTDDLDRISAQFSQTPFELWSINIFEPIPLSNCRASEQVWVSGYYSDVYQCGAP
- a CDS encoding potassium channel family protein yields the protein MQPKIIVCGLGRTGYKIFRLLQNQGAEVIGISDRPSRQRAAGIIVGDPRQGQLLVRAGIHTAQTLVLASNDDALNLAVLTQARVLNPKIRIVNRIYNQALGDRLDQTLPDHVTMSVSALAAPIFAFAALGNKAIGQLRLYEKTWPIYEEVITTDHPWLGQPLSGLWENPERMFIHYLPAQGEMDLVSAVVADQTLQVGDHLILGTPPQVKSQRYSLWQKFRKAIANLRQYQHHVRPMTLVTVALLVTICIATFTYVCVNFNLSLVDALYFSVGMITGAGGKEEVAELAPDWVKVFTAVMMVVGAGVVGICYALINDFILGSRIRQFWDATKIPHQNHYVICGLGGMGMAIARQLHHQGYDVVVLETDHNNRFLRTARTLGIPVILADASVTSSLRDARIAKATALIAATSQDMTNVEIALSAKAIAPKVNVIVRIQDTNFAQSAQEVFSFDLVLSPTELATHSFAAAALGGRILGNGMTDDLLWIALATLITPNHPFCGQRVQDAAIAQNFVPLYLESQGEAIHGWPLLQRQLQPQDVLYITIAANGLQKLWRKEPSNSEVAFNPFPSVQGSEAFVP
- a CDS encoding LCCL domain-containing protein gives rise to the protein MMQSTTYFFGAIALAFSLGACTQNNTTPESNATGGGTVATPEAAPETPASPPTLQFTALEWEASPVSLEIQDQVGQTFEFSCPPGDPSQRIWGTGVYTSDSSICAAAVHAGLFAAETGGNLTLEILAGQDLYTGSQQNAVTSRDYGAWDGSFRFPEASDSAAATTPNIQWDSTPGSFGIAENVGDRYSFNCPPNGELGASVWGTDIYTNDSAICVAAVHAGEIDLATGGPITIEIAPGQDSYTGGDRNGVVTADYGSWGGSFIFLDE
- a CDS encoding NYN domain-containing protein, which encodes MKSQSPEALLLVDGYNVIGAWQELKATRDRHGLEMARDELIEVLINYASHNCYRTKVVFDAHYQQTPSQEEEHTQFVSAYYTAFSETADTYIEKACAAFQHDYNTPRRVIVVTSDQAQRHTVVGYGAEWMSSLKLQSDVAAANRRSRDHRKRQRQQRRGQLLNSLDPKTQQILRQLRHGL
- a CDS encoding divergent PAP2 family protein; amino-acid sequence: MDNFSAVFQNHILIVALVACITAQLLKIPIDLIRYKKTSLRSLFSAGGMPSAHSALVGALATGVGQAKGWDSSEFAIACLFAVIVMYDAAGVRQAAGKQARILNQIIDDMFQEKEFSDERLKELLGHTPVQVFVGLSLGIAIAFFANSQLA